Proteins from a single region of Trypanosoma brucei brucei TREU927 chromosome 7, complete sequence:
- a CDS encoding hypothetical protein, conserved (Presents weak similarities with Nterm part of putative adenylate cyclase regulatory proteins (putative expression-site associated proteins 8 ESAG8)) — MSSIPANSVTCSICLEHWVEPTECLPCRHIFCKKCISRVERCPLCRSHIREMMSANRFLLEAVEGVVGHDGVEQRVRNAEQRAEEAEKILAEIAGPFLETDNETCWEAKARENAEKVIGGLRSQLECLRAKKRGMEAAISKLEASKRNCARGPDVNHFLHCLSGATLLPQLISTFAPTSTSRAAMGVAARAALGMVTGGPLGAVAAAAFAGESSGRQGNDEIDEEIRVKTADLRILEREIENIEANLRLEEEKENRRQYFVGLIRSMGQNSERGMGQS; from the coding sequence ATGAGTTCCATCCCCGCCAACAGCGTTACCTGCTCCATATGCCTCGAGCACTGGGTAGAACCGACGGAGTGCCTGCCATGCAGGCACATATTCTGCAAGAAGTGCATATCCAGAGTAGAACGGTGTCCTTTGTGCCGCTCGCACATAAGGGAAATGATGAGTGCTAATCGCTTCCTGCTTGAGGCGGTGGAAGGCGTTGTTGGGCATGACGGGGTTGAACAACGGGTAAGGAATGCAGAGCAGCGAGCAGAGGAGGCAGAGAAAATTTTGGCGGAGATCGCTGGGCCGTTTTTGGAAACAGACAACGAAACATGTTGGGAGGCGAAGGCAAGGGAGAATGCAGAAAAGGTCATCGGAGGCCTCCGGTCCCAGCTGGAGTGTCTAAGAGCGAAGAAACGCGGTATGGAAGCAGCCATATCGAAACTGGAAGCGAGCAAGAGAAATTGTGCGCGGGGTCCGGATGTAAATCATTTTTTGCATTGCCTTTCGGGTGCCACACTGCTTCCGCAGTTGATATCAACCTTTGCCCCAACTTCAACTTCGCGCGCCGCCATGGGTGTTGCAGCGAGAGCGGCGTTGGGGATGGTGACGGGAGGTCCTTTGGGGGCGGTCGCCGCCGCAGCATTTGCGGGGGAGTCGAGTGGGAGGCAAGGAAATGATGAGATAGATGAAGAAATACGAGTGAAAACAGCAGACCTGCGGATTTTGGAGCGTGAGATCGAGAACATCGAGGCCAACTTGCGtttggaggaagagaaggagaatcGAAGGCAGTATTTTGTGGGGTTGATAAGGTCAATGGGACAAAATTCGGAGCGCGGGATGGGACAATCATAG